In Synechococcus sp. KORDI-100, a single window of DNA contains:
- a CDS encoding translocation/assembly module TamB domain-containing protein, translated as MRALRGTTSRFMGETRRIPRAGIALASSALLVGGLAIGFLAVDRGASDLVNRLRPELERSLSGPLGHPVQIGAYEGLRSWGLAIGPSKILPTAKDRSTGSLDQLEIRLDPLASLRNWQPVLALDVRGVRLDLRRDAQGRYWTPGAAKGSQKLPRIRLNVRLLQPAQINLSPVGEAFRLSGRGAVELADSWFSSSTRLQWLDQGGSVALQASGRWDQPQLLLRTSLKDLKLNRLVRVLSQQANADVQGRLDGALRLQLQKGRIGCRGNVQFQNVQVRRDKRSEPLRSKRLGVSCKDEILTLQGGQLRYGDWSAEASGSVALNRSFDLRFDVRNARRNDRLDLQMDGPWGQPRWRVEGLVQLPENSPVNGPITLNGQLTTPWTDRQQPLARVDSLQLKAPGLQLALQGEVFPALRLRSTELRAEPLSWRSLPGMPQALGMNGPIEGMLLSQGTLTEPALELQLSQAANPFLDHWDLKASWSRASGLAVLERFNSLALQAEGRLPLSLDPDGVQVGDLQAGLNLRDIDLSRLTPLLKVPMAGALSARGSVSGPLQALRPDLALMLREPRVGSLQVPETWRGHLRGVIGRGATLDLASKAPGQVSGELRAQLAADFWPTQLKLQRGEGRLSMVGSDRDYSWQADRFVMDGLQLALPPQQRFQGVSGDLSGEGRVAFAPLAFSGAARIEELATMGVPLDTLTLEGRLADERFRLEGTLNPADGEVHVSADGVLQGALRSRAEVSGLSVPWLINLARQLRGQDPLDGKDPGSAQDLGSFVIDTFGGSIDGQLKALSLSKQALQAYAEENPQKGFDPQDLHGRIDAVMTLNGPRPSALELDLQAQGHLWLNDEDQDRALQMEPVVAVLRGPISGGEGEFTLLHLPFSLMALFAPVPAALKGAVGLTGRYRFDAEGPSIESALAFEDASLGGTPLILDRRALTYGPDGISMDLALRGKNTKEPITVLGTVPLGGSDSLDLEIESHGDALDVLTPLAGNSVDVKRGDIDLRLILRGTLEDPEANGFLVMRNGDVVIADQEIRKLNASIFFDFNRVEVQTLAAELAEGGTLKASGAIGLLESRQEDKPLSIELTNGRIRQSIVEVTAAGRVTVDGSLRAPILSGDLSLNHGVIRPRQSLLTRVRGTITGSQSDTGSGRSMSSGLVRSPVKPVSLDSLIEENWDFKEPLVLFGPGTTPKPSRQLKAFMPDLPAVQFRNLRLKLGPDLAVRMPPFVNFRGGGQLLLNGPLDDSLQARGLIRLNRGRISLFSTTFRLDPSAPNVAVFTPSLGLVPYVDIAMKSRVSDSVQANAASGTTSNIFETNGQGSLGLAGGQLRLVKVTVQASGPANRLLGNLELRSSPPMSQSQLLSLIGGNSLAGLAGGSAGAALATVLGQTLLSPVLGTLSDVMGERLHVALYPTYVTPSVKSEEERKSGRVPPTFTIVTEAGLDVSDRFDFSVLAAPDNSDVPPQASVTYQVNPNTTLSGSIDTDGTWQTQLRLFFRF; from the coding sequence TTGCGCGCACTTCGGGGGACAACGTCGCGGTTCATGGGAGAAACGCGGCGGATTCCACGAGCCGGAATCGCCCTCGCCAGCAGCGCTCTTCTGGTGGGTGGTCTAGCGATCGGCTTCCTGGCCGTTGATCGGGGTGCTTCGGATCTGGTGAACCGGCTGCGACCGGAGCTGGAACGTTCCCTGTCCGGTCCCCTCGGCCATCCAGTTCAGATCGGCGCTTACGAGGGCCTGCGTTCCTGGGGGCTGGCCATCGGTCCCTCCAAAATCCTGCCGACGGCGAAGGATCGATCGACGGGATCTCTCGACCAACTGGAGATTCGCCTGGATCCCCTGGCCAGCCTGCGCAACTGGCAGCCGGTTCTGGCGCTTGATGTGCGCGGCGTTCGCCTTGATCTGCGCAGGGATGCCCAGGGGCGTTACTGGACTCCTGGGGCCGCGAAGGGATCTCAGAAACTGCCGCGGATCCGACTGAATGTTCGCCTCCTGCAGCCCGCCCAGATCAATCTCTCCCCCGTGGGGGAGGCCTTTCGTCTTTCAGGTCGTGGTGCAGTCGAGCTGGCCGACAGCTGGTTCAGTTCTTCAACCCGTCTGCAGTGGCTTGACCAGGGAGGATCCGTCGCCCTGCAGGCCAGCGGGCGCTGGGATCAACCGCAGCTGCTGCTGCGGACCAGCTTGAAGGACCTGAAACTGAACCGTCTGGTCAGGGTCCTCTCCCAGCAGGCCAACGCTGATGTTCAGGGGCGTCTGGATGGTGCTCTGCGGTTGCAACTCCAGAAGGGACGGATCGGCTGCCGCGGCAATGTTCAGTTTCAGAACGTTCAGGTCCGTCGCGACAAGCGCTCCGAACCGTTGCGCTCAAAACGTCTGGGAGTGTCCTGCAAGGACGAAATCCTGACGTTGCAGGGCGGTCAGCTGCGTTACGGCGACTGGTCCGCTGAGGCTTCTGGGTCCGTTGCTCTGAATCGCTCCTTCGACCTCAGGTTTGATGTCCGGAACGCCAGGCGAAACGATCGGCTGGACCTGCAGATGGATGGTCCCTGGGGGCAACCGCGCTGGCGTGTTGAAGGCTTGGTTCAGCTGCCTGAGAACAGTCCTGTGAATGGGCCGATCACCCTGAATGGCCAGTTGACGACACCCTGGACCGATCGTCAGCAACCGCTTGCCCGTGTTGATTCCCTGCAGCTGAAGGCTCCGGGTCTGCAACTTGCGCTTCAAGGAGAGGTGTTTCCGGCGTTGCGTCTTCGCAGTACGGAGCTGAGAGCTGAGCCCTTGAGTTGGCGCTCGCTTCCCGGAATGCCCCAGGCCCTCGGAATGAACGGTCCGATTGAGGGCATGCTGCTCTCCCAGGGCACGTTGACTGAACCTGCTCTCGAACTGCAGCTTTCACAGGCAGCTAACCCCTTCCTGGATCACTGGGATCTCAAAGCCAGCTGGTCCAGGGCCAGTGGTCTTGCCGTTCTCGAACGGTTCAACAGCCTCGCCCTCCAGGCCGAGGGTCGGCTGCCGCTCAGCCTTGATCCCGATGGTGTCCAGGTCGGAGACCTGCAGGCCGGTCTCAACCTTCGCGATATCGATCTCAGTCGCCTCACACCACTGTTGAAGGTCCCGATGGCGGGAGCACTCTCGGCCCGCGGCAGTGTCAGCGGACCCCTGCAGGCTCTGCGGCCAGACCTGGCACTGATGCTGCGTGAACCCAGGGTGGGATCGCTTCAGGTGCCTGAGACCTGGCGAGGTCATCTGCGTGGTGTGATCGGACGGGGAGCGACGCTTGATCTGGCTTCAAAGGCTCCCGGCCAGGTCAGCGGCGAGCTGCGAGCTCAGCTCGCCGCTGACTTCTGGCCGACCCAGCTCAAGCTTCAGCGTGGTGAGGGTCGACTCTCGATGGTTGGCAGCGACCGCGACTACAGCTGGCAGGCGGATCGCTTCGTTATGGATGGGCTCCAGCTGGCCCTTCCCCCGCAGCAGCGTTTTCAGGGTGTATCCGGTGACCTGAGCGGTGAGGGTCGCGTGGCCTTCGCTCCACTGGCGTTCAGCGGTGCCGCCCGCATCGAGGAGCTGGCGACCATGGGAGTCCCCCTCGACACGCTAACGCTGGAGGGGCGTCTCGCCGATGAGCGTTTCCGGCTTGAGGGGACGCTCAACCCAGCGGATGGTGAGGTCCACGTTTCAGCCGATGGTGTCCTCCAGGGCGCACTCCGCAGTCGTGCTGAGGTCTCAGGATTGAGCGTTCCCTGGCTGATCAACCTGGCGCGTCAGTTGCGGGGCCAGGATCCCCTGGATGGGAAGGATCCAGGCAGCGCTCAGGATCTGGGGAGCTTTGTCATCGATACCTTCGGCGGCAGCATTGACGGCCAGCTGAAGGCGTTGTCCCTCTCGAAACAGGCCCTGCAGGCGTATGCGGAAGAGAATCCTCAGAAGGGTTTCGATCCGCAGGATCTGCATGGCCGGATCGATGCGGTCATGACCCTCAACGGTCCACGCCCTTCAGCGCTCGAGCTGGATCTGCAGGCCCAGGGTCATCTCTGGCTCAACGACGAGGATCAGGATCGGGCTCTTCAGATGGAGCCCGTTGTCGCGGTACTTCGGGGCCCGATCAGTGGTGGAGAAGGTGAATTCACCCTGCTGCACCTGCCGTTCTCCTTGATGGCGTTGTTCGCTCCCGTTCCGGCAGCCCTGAAGGGCGCCGTCGGTCTCACGGGGCGTTACCGCTTTGATGCTGAGGGGCCATCGATCGAATCGGCTCTCGCCTTTGAAGACGCCTCACTTGGCGGAACGCCACTGATCCTTGACCGTCGCGCTTTGACTTATGGACCCGACGGCATCAGCATGGATCTGGCGCTCCGGGGCAAGAACACCAAGGAACCGATCACGGTCCTTGGCACCGTGCCACTCGGCGGCAGCGACTCCCTGGATCTGGAGATTGAAAGCCATGGGGACGCCCTCGATGTTCTGACCCCTCTGGCTGGGAACTCGGTTGACGTCAAACGCGGCGACATCGATCTGCGCCTGATCCTGCGAGGAACGCTGGAGGACCCCGAAGCCAACGGCTTCCTCGTGATGCGCAACGGAGATGTCGTGATCGCCGATCAGGAGATCCGCAAGCTCAATGCGTCGATCTTCTTCGACTTCAATCGAGTGGAGGTCCAGACACTTGCTGCTGAGCTGGCTGAGGGAGGAACCCTCAAAGCCTCCGGCGCCATTGGCTTGCTGGAGTCCCGTCAGGAAGACAAGCCACTCTCGATCGAGCTGACCAACGGACGCATTCGTCAGTCGATTGTCGAAGTGACGGCGGCGGGCCGGGTCACGGTGGATGGCTCGCTGCGGGCGCCTATTCTCAGTGGAGACCTGTCTCTCAACCATGGTGTGATCCGCCCGCGTCAGAGCCTGCTGACGCGGGTCCGCGGCACGATCACCGGATCGCAGTCCGATACGGGCTCTGGCCGCTCGATGAGCTCCGGTTTGGTGCGCTCCCCTGTCAAACCCGTATCTCTGGATTCATTGATCGAGGAGAACTGGGATTTCAAGGAGCCTCTTGTGCTGTTCGGTCCAGGGACCACGCCGAAGCCCTCCCGGCAGCTCAAGGCGTTCATGCCGGATCTCCCGGCTGTGCAGTTCCGGAACCTGCGCCTCAAGCTGGGACCGGATCTGGCGGTTCGGATGCCGCCATTTGTGAACTTCCGCGGCGGTGGTCAGCTGCTGCTGAATGGTCCTTTGGACGACTCTCTCCAGGCCCGCGGTTTGATCCGTCTCAACCGAGGGCGTATCAGCTTGTTCTCCACCACGTTCCGTCTGGATCCAAGCGCTCCGAACGTGGCCGTCTTCACCCCCTCGCTCGGCCTCGTGCCCTACGTCGACATCGCCATGAAGTCGCGGGTGTCTGATTCGGTCCAGGCGAATGCGGCCAGTGGCACCACCTCCAACATCTTCGAAACCAACGGTCAGGGAAGCCTTGGGTTGGCGGGTGGACAGCTGCGTCTGGTGAAGGTGACGGTGCAGGCTTCCGGCCCTGCCAACCGGCTGCTGGGCAATCTCGAGCTGCGCAGCTCACCTCCGATGTCCCAGTCGCAGTTGCTGTCCTTAATTGGTGGAAACTCCCTGGCTGGTCTCGCTGGAGGCAGTGCAGGTGCGGCCCTTGCCACCGTGCTCGGTCAGACCCTCCTGTCACCGGTTCTGGGCACCCTCTCCGATGTGATGGGGGAACGGCTGCATGTCGCTCTGTAT
- a CDS encoding DUF2518 family protein, protein MAFDQLLLTTAPWLAWAGVGFSVLTVIGFLAGWGLRFRLVGVSSFTFLLAISCWAFALSYSPPVVVEGAVRAPIVFDNGDDLVVAQAPDGLNQADVAPTLEQLAANLRGAGRSSSVVQIRLRAIESTGDGSSRPVVLGDTLRDFRSAPIR, encoded by the coding sequence ATGGCCTTCGATCAGCTGCTGCTCACCACGGCTCCCTGGCTGGCGTGGGCTGGTGTCGGATTCAGTGTTTTAACCGTGATCGGCTTTCTGGCTGGATGGGGATTGCGCTTCCGGCTGGTGGGAGTCAGCAGCTTCACCTTTTTGCTGGCCATCAGCTGTTGGGCTTTCGCACTCAGCTACAGCCCACCTGTGGTGGTGGAGGGTGCTGTCCGGGCCCCGATCGTGTTTGACAACGGCGACGATCTGGTGGTGGCCCAGGCACCGGACGGGCTGAACCAGGCAGACGTGGCGCCGACCCTTGAGCAACTCGCCGCCAACCTCCGCGGAGCAGGACGAAGCAGCAGCGTGGTTCAGATTCGATTGCGAGCAATTGAATCTACAGGCGACGGAAGCAGCCGTCCTGTG